The following coding sequences are from one Primulina eburnea isolate SZY01 chromosome 15, ASM2296580v1, whole genome shotgun sequence window:
- the LOC140813501 gene encoding transmembrane E3 ubiquitin-protein ligase FLY2-like yields MGPMICWKFSRTLFRSLFGCWFALLVIRPAYTLRPLRQGPRPWGDEWLHVRKEEHELGPFTSWNITGTYRGNWKFQDSTNNSSKFPDFGKANGNVVLELSSTPTKLNGVHYVQGVIIFHDVFDNEHDAGGAQLRVEGVYIWPFRQLRMVASSGKQGEFGREDDYILSNPYHLLGVFSSQVFQESPREKIWKTKHSPIYKMEKHCNIEIAAQVSGVSSSQDGVHRRYHLGGLMESPLVDDDADCFSPMLLNATSVNVEIYYNKAINYTLMVTFISFLEVLLLIRQMEHSNTQSGSAKVSLPMIAHQAIMDAYLCLMHLTAGILVESLFNAFATAAFFKFVVFSIFEMRYLLAIWRANRPMNNGDNWETMRRELSVLYSRFYGILLGGILVMYEFHRFLRFILLLLHSFWIPQIITNVSRDSRKPLHPHYILGITITRITIPLYVFGCPHNFMRIEPSREWCICLAIYMGLQAFILLLQHYFGSRCFIPRQILPEKYCYYRRFDQGSIPSLDCVICMTALDLGQRTNDCMATPCDHFFHSVCLQRWMDIKMECPTCRRPLPPA; encoded by the exons ATGGGtccgatgatatgttggaaattttcaagaacttTGTTTCGAAGTCTTTTTGGGTGCTGGTTTGCTTTGCTGGTGATACGTCCTGCATATACGTTGAGGCCTTTGAGGCAGGGACCTAGACCCTGGGGAGATGAG TGGCTTCATGTAAGGAAGGAAGAACATGAATTGGGTCCGTTCACTTCTTGGAACATAACAGGAACTTATCGAG GGAATTGGAAGTTCCAAGATTCCACAAATAATTCTTCAAAGTTTCCTGATTTTGGGAAGGCGAATGGCAATGTAGTATTAGAGTTGAGTAGTACTCCGACAAAACTAAATGGTGTACACTATGTTCAG GGGGTTATAATTTTCCATGACGTGTTTGACAATGAACATGACGCTGGGGGAGCTCAACTTAGGGTAGAGGGTGTATATATATGGCCTTTCAGACAACTACGAATGGTAGCTAGCAG TGGAAAACAGGGTGAGTTTGGGCGAGAAGATGATTACATACTATCGAATCCTTATCACTTG CTTGGAGTCTTCTCTTCCCAGGTGTTTCAGGAGTCTCCCCGAGAAAAAATTTGGAAAACAAAACACT CTCCCATCTATAAAATGGAGAAACATTGTAACATTGAAATTGCAGCCCAAGTTTCTGGTGTCTCTTCCAGCCAAG ACGGGGTTCATCGTAGATATCATCTTGGAGGATTAATGGAAAGCCCTTTAGTGGATGACGATGCCGATTGCTTCTCACCCATGCTCTTAAATGCGACTTCAGTCAACGTTGAAATCTATTACAATAAAGCAATTAATTATACGTTGATGGTCACCTTT ATCTCTTTCCTTGAAGTTCTGCTGTTAATCCGGCAAATGGAACACAGTAACACTCAATCT GGTTCTGCAAAAGTTTCACTTCCGATGATTGCACATCAGGCTATAATGGATGCTTATCTTTGTCTTATGCATCTTACAGCAGGCATATTAGTAG AATCTCTCTTTAATGCTTTTGCCACGGCTGCATTTTTCAAGTTTGTCGTCTTCTCAATATTTGAAATGCGATACCTCCTTGCCATATGGAGGGCGAATAGACCAATGAATAATGGAGACAATTGGGAAACAATGAGGCGTGAGCTTTCAGTTCTGTACAGCCGTTTTT ATGGAATCCTTTTAGGGGGCATTCTTGTCATGTATGAGTTCCATAGATTTTTGCGGTTTATTCTCCTCCTCCTGCACTCTTTCTGGATACCACAAATAATCACTAATGTATCTCGTGATTCAAGGAAACCATTGCATCCTCATTATATCTTAGGGATTACGATAACTCGTATCACTATTCCATTATATGTATTTGGGTGTCCCCATAATTTCATGCGAATAGAGCCTAGCAGAGAGTGGTGTATTTGTTTGGCCATTTATATGGGACTCCAAGCATTTATTCTTCTTCTGCAACATTATTTCGGATCTCGATGTTTTATTCCTCGTCAG ATTTTACCGGAAAAATATTGCTACTATAGGAGGTTTGATCAGGGTTCGATTCCTTCCCTTGATTGTGTAATTTGCATGACTGCCCTTGATCTCGGCCAAAGAACAAATGATTGCATG GCGACACCATGCGATCATTTCTTTCATTCGGTTTGTTTACAAAGATGGATGGACATAAAAATGGAGTGCCCGACTTGCCGCCGTCCTCTTCCTCCTGCCTAG
- the LOC140814707 gene encoding ADP,ATP carrier protein-like: MIQPLGLQEKMANNVAVQQANGGHFVFSSLYSYTNTRQDGLRDSIDRIFDNGGSWNPVLSSFVGNFNESSSLIRKRYPIDDDILIGIGMATFFMRGLVSAVSFTARAPFERVKLLLQNQQELIKCGKLSTPYRGISDCFVRLVRNEGVFSLWRGNSVNLIRVFPVQALNVFSGYVVRGICVGLTKDRVGCETYLKTLVAHTCLYSCLYPLKYARTRLACDIKCVKNGGGRQFNGLFDVYRKTFKYDGLVGIYRGFFVGYIGLIINNSHNLACGGSPTKSDPSKKFSADAALMIGLLSILAAYPFETVQRRKMMTCGEALKYKNSFEALVQIIKNEGILSLYKGYGACLLGMVPMYLVMAGHKKLESRPLGTISLVIGTK, encoded by the exons ATGATCCAACCACTGGGTTTGCAGGAGAAAATGGCGAATAATGTGGCAGTTCAACAGGCTAATGGGGGGCATTTCGTTTTTAGTAGTTTATATTCCTACACGAACACAAGACAGGATGGTTTAAGAGACTCAATAGACAGAATATTTGACAATGGAGGTTCTTGGAATCCTGTTTTATCATCATTTGTAGGCAATTTTAACGAGTCTTCTTCCCTTATCCGTAAACGGTATCCGATAGATGATGATATCCTTATTGGCATTGGAATGGCAACATTTTTCATGAGAGGGCTTGTTTCGGCAGTGAGCTTCACTGCTAGAGCTCCATTTGAGAGAGTGAAGCTTTTGCTTCAGAATCAGCAAGAGTTGATCAAATGCGGTAAACTATCTACACCATACCGTGGGATTTCGGATTGCTTTGTTAGACTTGTCAGGAATGAGGGTGTTTTTTCTCTCTGGAGAGGCAACTCAGTTAATCTTATCAGAGTCTTCCCTGTACAG GCCCTCAATGTTTTTTCTGGTTATGTCGTTCGTGGAATTTGTGTTGGCTTGACGAAAGACAGAGTTGGTTGTGAAACATATTTAAAAACCTTGGTTGCTCACACCTGTCTTTATTCGTGCCTCTACCCGCTAAAATATGCTCGCACACGTCTAGCTTGTGATATCAAGTGTGTAAAAAATGGAGGTGGAAGGCAGTTCAATGGCTTATTCGATGTCTACAGAAAGACCTTCAAATATGATGGTTTAGTTGGTATTTACCGTGGATTCTTCGTTGGTTACATAGGCCTCATAATTAACAATAGCCACAATTTGGCATGTGGTGGCTCACCCACAAAGTCTGATCCATCCAAG AAATTTTCGGCAGATGCCGCTTTGATGATTGGGCTACTCAGCATATTGGCTGCTTACCCTTTTGAGACGGTGCAAAGACGAAAGATGATGACTTGTGGAGAGGCATTAAAGTACAAGAATTCATTCGAAGCATTAGTTCAGATAATCAAGAATGAAGGGATTCTTTCACTTTACAAGGGGTATGGAGCATGCCTTCTTGGTATGGTTCCGATGTATTTAGTTATGGCAGGGCATAAGAAACTGGAAAGCAGACCTCTTGGGACTATATCATTAGTGATAGGGACTAAATAG
- the LOC140814660 gene encoding leucine-rich repeat extensin-like protein 4, producing MHMASYSPPLFLFHVLLPLLLIHPSFNYRAAKIGHSATTNYQHHHHFPKNSTANHRLQKAYIALQAWKHVIYSDPLNFTSNWNGPSVCNYTGVYCAPFPNTTTQTIAGIDLNHADIAGYIPEELGLLTDLALIHLNSNRFCGIIPQSLSNLTFLFELDLSNNRFVGPFPSIVLSLPTLKYLDIRFNEFEGQVPPQLFNRNLDAIFINNNRFTSLIPQNIGTTLASVIVFANNKFTGCIPPGIAKLANTLEELLLSNTSLTGCIPNEVGYLYKLRVLDVSFNQLVGSIPYDIAGLSKMEILNLAHNKLSGALPEGICVLPSLTNLTISYNFVCEEEGICSNLTRKGISFDDRRNCLPRRPLQRSRKECDVVLNKPVNCSQNGCGGSANSYSYAAVFSTPPP from the coding sequence aTGCACATGGCCTCATATTCTCCACCCCTCTTCCTATTCCATGTCCTACTACCCTTGCTGCTAATTCACCCATCTTTCAACTACAGAGCCGCCAAGATTGGTCATAGCGCCACCACAAACTACCAGCACCACCACCATTTTCCCAAGAACTCCACAGCAAATCACAGGCTTCAAAAAGCCTACATCGCCCTTCAAGCTTGGAAACACGTTATCTACTCAGATCCCTTAAACTTCACCTCCAACTGGAATGGGCCCTCAGTATGCAACTACACCGGTGTCTACTGTGCACCATTTCCCAACACCACAACCCAAACCATTGCTGGAATCGACCTTAACCATGCTGACATAGCCGGCTACATACCTGAAGAACTTGGCCTTCTCACTGACCTAGCCTTGATCCATTTAAACAGCAACCGGTTCTGTGGAATCATCCCACAATCTTTATCGAACCTCACCTTTCTCTTTGAACTAGACCTCAGTAACAACAGATTCGTAGGACCTTTCCCTTCCATTGTCCTGTCTCTTCCTACTCTAAAATACCTTGATATTCGTTTCAATGAGTTCGAAGGCCAGGTGCCACCTCAACTCTTTAACAGAAACCTGGATGCCATATTTATCAACAACAATAGATTCACTTCTTTGATCCCACAAAATATAGGCACAACGCTTGCTTCTGTCATAGTTTTTGCCAACAATAAATTCACAGGCTGCATCCCACCAGGCATAGCCAAATTGGCCAACACTCTAGAAGAACTATTGCTGAGCAACACGAGCTTAACGGGTTGCATACCAAATGAGGTGGGATATCTTTACAAGCTAAGAGTTCTTGACGTGAGCTTCAATCAATTAGTTGGTTCGATACCATATGACATCGCTGGTTTATCGAAAATGGAGATTCTAAATTTAGCCCACAACAAGCTAAGTGGAGCGCTGCCTGAGGGAATCTGTGTCTTGCCTAGTCTGACAAATCTTACAATCTCGTATAACTTTGTGTGTGAAGAAGAGGGAATATGTTCGAATTTAACAAGAAAAGGGATCTCGTTTGATGATCGTAGAAACTGTCTGCCGAGAAGGCCATTGCAGAGGAGTAGGAAGGAGTGTGATGTAGTTCTGAATAAGCCTGTCAACTGCTCCCAGAATGGCTGCGGCGGTTCTGCTAATAGTTATAGTTATGCCGCGGTATTTTCAACTCCTCCACCTTGA